A genomic region of Methanobacterium sp. SMA-27 contains the following coding sequences:
- the mcrB gene encoding coenzyme-B sulfoethylthiotransferase subunit beta: MAKFDDKIDLYDDRGNLVEEQVPLEALSPLRNPAIKAIVQGIKRTVAVNLEGAENAVKTGKLGGGKILGRELDIDIVGNADAIAAKAASMIRVEEGDDTNVELLVGGKRALVQIPQARFDAAAEYSAAPLVTAQAFIQAIIDVCDVSMYDANIVKVSILGRYPQSVDYMGGNLATMLDVPQKLEGPGYSLRNIMVNHVVATTLKNTMNTAALSSILEQAAMFEMGDAVGKFERMHLLGLAYQGMNADNIVFDLVKANGKEGTVGSVINDTIDRSKADGVIGVEKDLNGFSVYGTDDMAKWNAYAAAGMMAATMVNQGAARAAQGVSSTLLYYNDIIEFETGLPSVDFGRVEGTAVGFSFFSHSIYGGGGPGIFNGNHIVTRHSKGFAIPCVAAAMALDAGTQLFSPEATSALIKDVFSQVDEFRNPLKYVNEAAVDIKGKL, encoded by the coding sequence ATGGCAAAGTTTGATGATAAGATCGACTTGTACGACGACAGAGGAAATCTTGTTGAAGAACAAGTCCCGCTAGAAGCCCTCAGTCCACTGAGGAACCCTGCGATTAAAGCAATCGTACAAGGTATAAAAAGGACTGTAGCTGTAAACCTAGAGGGTGCAGAAAACGCTGTGAAAACCGGTAAACTCGGTGGAGGGAAAATCTTAGGTAGAGAACTCGACATTGACATTGTTGGCAATGCAGACGCTATCGCAGCTAAGGCAGCTTCAATGATAAGGGTTGAAGAAGGCGATGATACAAACGTTGAATTATTAGTTGGTGGTAAGAGGGCACTTGTCCAGATTCCACAAGCAAGATTCGATGCAGCAGCTGAATACTCAGCAGCTCCACTGGTAACTGCTCAGGCATTTATCCAGGCTATAATCGACGTATGTGATGTTAGCATGTACGACGCAAACATAGTTAAAGTATCTATTTTAGGAAGATACCCACAATCAGTAGATTACATGGGTGGAAACCTAGCAACCATGCTTGATGTACCTCAGAAGCTTGAGGGACCCGGATATTCTTTAAGGAACATCATGGTAAACCACGTTGTAGCAACAACACTCAAAAATACCATGAACACAGCAGCTTTATCCAGTATACTGGAACAGGCAGCAATGTTTGAAATGGGTGATGCTGTAGGTAAATTTGAAAGAATGCACTTACTCGGGCTAGCATACCAGGGAATGAACGCTGACAACATAGTTTTCGACCTTGTTAAAGCTAACGGTAAAGAAGGTACAGTAGGTTCAGTCATAAACGACACAATCGACAGATCCAAAGCTGACGGAGTAATCGGTGTAGAAAAAGATCTAAACGGATTCAGTGTCTACGGAACTGATGACATGGCAAAATGGAACGCATACGCAGCAGCCGGTATGATGGCAGCTACTATGGTAAACCAAGGTGCTGCAAGAGCAGCTCAGGGTGTATCATCTACACTTCTATACTACAACGATATTATCGAGTTCGAAACTGGATTACCTAGTGTAGACTTCGGTAGAGTTGAAGGTACTGCTGTAGGATTCTCTTTCTTCAGCCACTCAATTTACGGTGGTGGAGGCCCAGGTATATTCAACGGTAACCACATCGTAACAAGACACAGTAAAGGTTTCGCTATACCATGCGTTGCCGCGGCTATGGCTTTAGATGCAGGAACACAATTGTTTTCCCCAGAAGCAACCTCCGCTTTAATAAAAGATGTATTCAGCCAAGTTGACGAATTCCGAAACCCACTGAAATATGTGAACGAGGCAGCAGTCGACATAAAAGGCAAACTCTAG
- the mmp10 gene encoding methyl coenzyme M reductase-arginine methyltransferase Mmp10 (Mmp10 (methanogenesis marker protein 10) is a cobalamin-requiring radical SAM methyltransferase that creates the methylarginine modification to methyl coenzyme M reductase.), with translation MQIIADVGGIPGKDCRGFCKYCYFRKVKEQDPLGCKQCTPGRVGCENCTTGVREVKNEFIHPFMVVGSVQNSLMMGEIKDKNLKVNISGGGDVSCYPHLMEVASALNQFNLPMHLGYTSGKGIEEIKMAENLISLGVDEVTFTAFSTNQKIREEWTGDKTKGESLKALKLFCENIEVHAASVIVPGVNDGEELFETCSTLEDWGAKAFILMRFANFRNQGLILGNEPILEEVNPHSLEEFEELVRRINREFNFRVTGTPLCDPENDTPFAISKEKNSKYLDILTDVTSEATILTSSIAAPFIDKIIKRIEADDLVNVVSVDQDIGCLITQKDLEDIDLNDLKDTVLIPGRAFVHDKMAQEILSRDGVDRIVTRGPDKLTVDGEMSGTLSNEDVLKKELIAFEDLLEAINFFGVRKK, from the coding sequence ATGCAGATTATAGCAGATGTAGGCGGAATACCTGGTAAGGACTGCAGAGGATTTTGTAAATACTGTTATTTCAGAAAAGTTAAAGAACAAGATCCTCTAGGATGTAAACAATGCACCCCCGGAAGGGTTGGATGCGAAAATTGTACAACAGGAGTTAGGGAAGTAAAAAACGAATTTATTCATCCTTTCATGGTAGTTGGTTCCGTACAAAATTCCCTTATGATGGGAGAGATAAAAGATAAAAATTTAAAGGTCAATATCAGTGGAGGAGGAGATGTTAGCTGTTATCCTCATCTCATGGAAGTAGCTAGTGCATTAAATCAATTCAATCTTCCTATGCATCTTGGTTACACTAGTGGAAAGGGTATTGAAGAAATAAAAATGGCAGAAAATCTTATTTCCCTTGGAGTAGACGAGGTAACTTTTACTGCTTTTTCTACCAATCAGAAAATAAGGGAAGAATGGACAGGAGATAAAACCAAAGGAGAATCTTTAAAGGCTTTAAAGCTTTTCTGTGAAAACATTGAAGTTCATGCTGCCTCTGTAATAGTTCCAGGAGTAAATGATGGGGAAGAACTATTTGAAACCTGCAGCACACTTGAAGATTGGGGAGCTAAAGCATTTATACTTATGAGATTTGCCAATTTCCGAAATCAAGGGTTAATACTTGGAAATGAACCAATATTAGAAGAAGTAAACCCTCACAGTCTTGAGGAATTTGAAGAACTAGTACGTAGAATAAACAGAGAGTTTAACTTCCGTGTTACAGGAACACCACTTTGCGATCCTGAAAACGACACCCCCTTTGCAATTTCAAAGGAAAAAAATAGTAAATATTTGGATATACTTACCGATGTCACTTCTGAAGCAACTATATTAACAAGTAGTATTGCAGCACCGTTTATTGATAAAATAATTAAAAGAATAGAAGCAGATGACCTTGTGAATGTTGTTTCTGTTGATCAGGACATAGGTTGTCTTATAACTCAAAAGGATCTGGAAGATATAGATCTCAATGATTTAAAGGATACAGTTCTAATTCCCGGACGGGCTTTTGTCCATGATAAGATGGCACAGGAAATTTTGAGTAGAGATGGTGTTGATAGAATTGTTACACGAGGACCAGACAAACTTACTGTTGATGGGGAAATGAGCGGAACCCTCAGTAATGAAGATGTTCTTAAAAAAGAATTAATAGCATTTGAAGATCTTTTAGAAGCTATAAACTTCTTTGGAGTCCGTAAAAAATAA
- a CDS encoding metallophosphoesterase yields MRTILRFAGFMSVFFFGFLAVNYCIFYGVASLFSIQPGLIFYALFILAVISYPLSAMIERVVSNSFTRVFYTAASAWMGISFYLLTFIAIYWIISLFFNIPGEIAGVTIILLTLILSSYSLVNSLFLVVNHIEIPLKHLKSDLKVVQLSDIHIGSIRNSSYMEKIVKKTNELQPEIVFITGDMVDGSARLHTNTFSAINKLKAPVFFITGNHETYEGLDEVFRVLRNTDMRILRDEMFECNGIQIIGVEYSYERDHMENVISKLKIDSETPSIMLYHLPRELKTVANAGIGLQLSGHTHAGQMFPFNYLVRLMFRYMHGIYTYNGTYLYVSPGTGTWGPPMRLGSRCEITVINLKGEN; encoded by the coding sequence ATGAGGACAATTCTTAGATTTGCTGGGTTCATGTCTGTATTCTTTTTTGGATTTTTAGCAGTTAATTACTGTATTTTTTATGGAGTTGCATCTTTATTCAGTATTCAGCCGGGATTAATTTTTTACGCGTTATTTATTCTGGCAGTTATTTCCTATCCTTTATCCGCAATGATTGAAAGAGTGGTTTCCAATTCATTTACAAGGGTTTTTTATACTGCAGCTTCTGCATGGATGGGAATTTCCTTTTATCTCCTGACTTTCATTGCAATTTATTGGATAATATCACTATTCTTTAATATCCCTGGGGAAATTGCAGGAGTCACAATTATTTTATTAACTTTGATATTAAGTTCATATTCACTTGTTAATAGTTTATTTTTGGTAGTTAATCATATTGAAATACCTTTAAAACATTTAAAAAGCGATTTAAAAGTTGTACAACTTTCTGATATACATATTGGCTCAATACGGAACTCAAGCTACATGGAAAAGATTGTAAAGAAAACAAATGAACTACAACCAGAAATAGTTTTTATAACAGGAGATATGGTTGATGGGAGTGCAAGATTGCACACAAACACTTTTAGTGCAATAAATAAATTAAAAGCACCTGTTTTTTTTATAACTGGTAATCATGAAACTTACGAAGGACTGGACGAGGTTTTCAGGGTTTTGAGAAATACTGACATGAGAATTTTAAGGGATGAAATGTTTGAGTGTAATGGAATCCAAATAATTGGTGTTGAATATTCTTATGAACGGGACCATATGGAAAATGTGATTTCAAAACTTAAAATTGATTCTGAAACTCCTTCAATAATGTTGTACCATCTTCCTCGTGAGTTAAAAACGGTTGCAAATGCAGGTATAGGATTGCAACTTTCAGGTCATACTCATGCAGGGCAGATGTTTCCTTTCAACTATCTGGTAAGGTTGATGTTCAGATATATGCATGGCATTTACACATATAATGGAACTTATCTATATGTTTCACCAGGTACTGGGACTTGGGGCCCACCTATGAGACTTGGATCCAGATGTGAAATTACTGTTATCAATTTAAAGGGTGAAAATTAG
- a CDS encoding methanogenesis marker 7 protein: MYETLTYTGGIHKHDEMIELIEDLGGFVLQENISQMDLVLTLAVPIEDVEKIKEKAKELLGTVKIAPMAGTEIAIVSPTLARQHLPHSACDISEYLRRYGAKDNMIGLSRGAGKGISRISEDEKKLIEEHDLAVFALGSFKECITHKTHLFEDIETPVVVTGAPEIDLEDIPGADAYVGGLGRIPRRLKRGENIRALKKLVEVIEEILDGRRREIMDDPPIVPSVLVKREIENQIPAIKEVYSPLPVVSQLMGVRVKLNYDDYHKEIEDVIVSDYRLGDISEIVKSKMYDYTLVKLLSETSII; this comes from the coding sequence ATGTATGAAACCTTGACTTATACTGGTGGAATTCACAAGCATGATGAAATGATCGAGCTTATTGAAGATCTTGGAGGTTTCGTTTTACAGGAAAATATTAGTCAGATGGATTTAGTCCTAACTTTAGCTGTACCCATTGAAGATGTTGAAAAGATCAAAGAAAAGGCTAAAGAACTTCTTGGAACAGTAAAAATAGCACCAATGGCAGGTACAGAAATAGCAATTGTTTCTCCAACTTTAGCACGTCAACATCTCCCCCATTCTGCATGTGATATATCTGAATATCTTAGAAGGTATGGTGCAAAGGACAATATGATTGGACTTTCAAGAGGTGCTGGCAAAGGGATATCAAGAATATCCGAGGATGAAAAAAAACTTATAGAGGAGCATGATTTGGCAGTATTTGCACTTGGAAGTTTCAAAGAATGTATAACACATAAAACTCATTTATTTGAAGATATTGAAACACCTGTAGTTGTGACTGGAGCGCCTGAAATAGATTTGGAAGATATTCCTGGAGCAGATGCATATGTAGGGGGCCTTGGAAGAATTCCACGCAGGCTCAAGAGGGGTGAAAATATAAGGGCCCTTAAAAAACTTGTAGAAGTTATCGAAGAAATTCTAGACGGACGAAGAAGAGAAATAATGGATGATCCGCCAATTGTACCTTCTGTGCTTGTTAAAAGGGAAATTGAAAACCAGATACCTGCCATTAAAGAAGTGTACTCTCCGCTTCCTGTTGTGAGTCAACTAATGGGAGTAAGGGTTAAACTCAATTACGATGACTACCATAAAGAAATCGAAGATGTAATTGTTAGTGATTACCGTCTTGGAGATATATCTGAGATTGTAAAGTCTAAAATGTACGATTATACCCTTGTAAAACTTCTTTCTGAAACATCAATAATTTGA
- a CDS encoding TRAM domain-containing protein yields the protein MDQSPKTAPIQEGEEYDIKIEDVGKEGDGITRVEGFVVFVPDTKVGDEVKVKITSVRRRFAFAEKVE from the coding sequence ATGGATCAAAGCCCAAAAACAGCCCCCATTCAGGAAGGGGAAGAATACGACATAAAAATTGAAGATGTAGGTAAAGAAGGAGATGGCATAACCCGTGTTGAGGGTTTTGTCGTGTTTGTACCAGATACTAAAGTTGGTGACGAAGTTAAGGTCAAAATAACATCGGTAAGAAGACGTTTTGCCTTTGCTGAGAAGGTTGAATAG
- the comB gene encoding 2-phosphosulfolactate phosphatase encodes MKVSLSLDKSYSKDVAIMVDVLRASTTITVAMENFGTIIPVKTIEEAENFAKKNDAVLAGERRGAAIKGFDTGNSPIEISKFAGDVLVITTSNGTRIMDGMQSKALIGSFVNAKSVAQTALNLAENHIEVVMAGVEGNFAIEDFLGAGEIISYLTDQKLDEKALAAYMASRDAYMVQNAIKTSRSARRLGELGLTNDVEFCLKRNIYDTVPVYENGRINLIK; translated from the coding sequence ATGAAAGTATCACTGAGCTTGGATAAATCATATTCTAAAGATGTTGCAATTATGGTAGATGTTCTAAGGGCAAGCACAACAATAACGGTTGCAATGGAAAATTTTGGAACTATTATACCAGTAAAGACTATTGAAGAAGCTGAAAATTTTGCTAAAAAAAATGATGCTGTTTTGGCTGGTGAAAGAAGAGGAGCAGCAATTAAAGGGTTTGATACAGGAAACTCCCCCATAGAAATTTCTAAATTTGCTGGAGATGTTCTAGTTATTACTACCAGCAATGGAACTCGAATAATGGATGGAATGCAATCAAAGGCATTGATTGGTTCATTTGTAAATGCAAAATCGGTAGCACAAACTGCTTTGAATCTTGCAGAAAACCATATAGAAGTTGTAATGGCCGGTGTGGAAGGTAATTTTGCAATAGAAGATTTTCTGGGAGCAGGAGAAATAATATCCTATTTAACTGACCAAAAACTTGATGAAAAGGCACTTGCAGCTTATATGGCATCCCGAGATGCATATATGGTTCAAAATGCCATTAAAACCTCAAGGTCAGCCCGTAGACTTGGTGAATTAGGGCTTACCAATGATGTTGAATTTTGTCTCAAACGAAATATATATGACACAGTTCCAGTATATGAAAACGGAAGAATAAACCTAATTAAATAA
- a CDS encoding TraB/GumN family protein, translating to MIIMAPENIKIIGTAHVSKESIDEVKEAIIINQPDVVAVELDMNRYQNMMAEKNGQEKPDVNIRDIIKGDKLSIFLVSMFLSYMQRKIGDDLGVKPGSEMIAAIETAEEIGAKVALIDRDISVTLKRALNKMSFIEKAKFVFGIITSFFSKDEIEDVESIKDGDTLTEVMEYFKEMSPKAYSVLVSERDAYMANMLQNVEGENVVVVVGAGHKKGITEYMEHPGKIPPIEELITINKSRVPVGKLILFSIPVIFVLIFALALIKGINIQTSLLNFILITGSFSFLGCILSGSKVYSAITAFIVAPLTTIHPLLAAGWFSGIVEAKVRNISMDDAVNITKTESIRELWGNNLFRVLLVVVGTNIGASIGLFLTIPNVIFPLFYKIFGF from the coding sequence ATGATCATAATGGCACCAGAAAATATAAAAATAATTGGTACTGCTCATGTATCAAAAGAAAGTATAGACGAAGTTAAGGAAGCCATAATAATTAATCAACCCGATGTTGTAGCTGTTGAACTGGATATGAACCGCTACCAGAATATGATGGCAGAAAAAAATGGACAAGAAAAACCAGATGTAAATATTAGAGATATTATTAAAGGAGATAAATTAAGTATTTTTCTAGTAAGTATGTTCCTATCTTATATGCAGAGAAAGATTGGGGACGATTTAGGTGTTAAACCAGGTTCTGAAATGATCGCCGCCATTGAAACAGCAGAAGAAATTGGAGCTAAAGTAGCCCTAATTGATCGAGATATCAGTGTGACGTTGAAAAGAGCACTTAACAAAATGAGCTTTATTGAGAAGGCGAAATTTGTATTTGGAATAATAACATCATTTTTCAGTAAAGATGAAATAGAAGATGTTGAAAGTATTAAAGACGGTGACACTCTAACCGAAGTAATGGAATATTTTAAGGAAATGTCTCCTAAAGCCTATAGTGTGCTTGTATCAGAAAGAGATGCTTATATGGCAAACATGCTTCAAAATGTAGAGGGTGAAAATGTTGTTGTGGTTGTTGGAGCAGGACATAAAAAGGGGATCACAGAGTACATGGAACATCCAGGAAAAATTCCTCCAATTGAAGAACTTATAACCATCAATAAATCCAGAGTACCTGTTGGAAAACTCATATTATTCTCAATACCAGTTATTTTTGTTTTAATATTTGCATTAGCTCTGATTAAAGGCATAAATATTCAAACCAGCCTATTAAACTTTATACTGATAACAGGCAGTTTTTCATTCTTAGGTTGTATATTATCTGGTTCAAAGGTGTATTCTGCCATAACAGCATTTATAGTTGCCCCATTAACAACCATTCACCCTCTTCTTGCAGCAGGTTGGTTTTCAGGAATAGTAGAAGCGAAGGTGAGAAATATATCCATGGATGATGCAGTAAACATAACCAAAACAGAGAGTATTCGGGAATTATGGGGTAACAATCTATTCAGGGTACTTTTAGTTGTAGTTGGCACCAATATTGGGGCTTCAATTGGATTATTCCTAACAATACCCAACGTGATATTTCCACTATTCTACAAAATATTTGGATTTTAA
- a CDS encoding DUF1922 domain-containing protein, producing MYLVYRCDCGRAVYSKEKVATKKCVCGKNLKVKERRIIAKVEDIGQASDMVRKLQEEKYGEAFFTTADKIPNKR from the coding sequence ATGTACTTAGTTTATAGATGTGATTGTGGACGAGCAGTATATTCCAAGGAGAAAGTTGCTACTAAAAAATGTGTTTGTGGTAAAAACCTTAAGGTTAAAGAAAGAAGGATCATTGCAAAGGTGGAAGACATTGGTCAAGCCTCAGATATGGTCAGAAAATTGCAGGAAGAGAAATATGGTGAAGCTTTCTTCACAACTGCAGATAAAATTCCCAATAAGCGTTAA
- a CDS encoding GTPBP1 family GTP-binding protein, with product MTDNIYDITKDGERDNIEFKENLTIDYHLKKDRKQHLASQMKYRMEVGCGEAIYFIGVHDEGHLIGLPEPEYEESIFVLESIAHEVGAEILELEKHPANNGSVAKVRIAKSQKNKKDHILVGVAGHVDHGKSTLVGTLTTGSLDNGSGRTRIFLDVQKHEIERGLSADLSFAVYGFSKSQPVRLKNPLKKNEKSKLVEECDKVVSFVDTVGHEPWLRTTIRGIMGQKLSYGLLTIAADQGPTHITKEHLGIILAMELPVIVAMTKVDVVTSEKAVEIQQKIFELLKLVGRIPFMVKSIQDADFVSKNMNQHIVPVVRVSPVTGEGLDLFDRLFLKLKIPSNRKELQKPFMMYIDKIYSVKGVGTVVSGTIRQGKVKKGDKLLIGPTGTGEYIETASKSMEMHHYKKDVAETGEVVGISITGLDVSDIKRGMILCSTEYPTISVREFEADVAILIHPTTIKSGYECIAHIETIAETMTFEPIDNEYMSAGDTGKIKMKFKYRPCCIREGQKLIFREGRSKGVGTVTRIIQ from the coding sequence ATGACAGATAATATCTACGATATTACAAAAGATGGCGAAAGGGACAATATAGAATTTAAAGAAAATCTCACCATTGATTACCATCTAAAAAAGGATAGGAAACAACATCTCGCATCCCAAATGAAGTATAGGATGGAAGTAGGATGTGGTGAAGCCATTTATTTTATTGGAGTTCATGATGAAGGCCATTTAATCGGACTTCCAGAACCAGAATATGAAGAATCTATTTTTGTATTGGAAAGTATAGCACACGAAGTTGGTGCTGAAATTTTAGAACTCGAAAAACATCCAGCTAACAATGGAAGTGTTGCCAAGGTCAGGATAGCAAAATCTCAAAAAAATAAAAAAGATCATATTCTTGTTGGTGTTGCAGGCCATGTAGACCATGGTAAAAGTACTCTAGTAGGTACATTGACTACAGGATCCCTTGACAATGGATCAGGAAGAACAAGAATATTTCTAGATGTTCAGAAACATGAGATAGAACGAGGATTGTCTGCAGATCTTTCATTTGCTGTTTATGGATTCAGTAAATCTCAGCCAGTAAGGCTTAAAAATCCTTTGAAAAAAAATGAAAAATCCAAATTAGTTGAAGAATGTGACAAGGTTGTATCATTTGTTGATACTGTTGGGCACGAACCATGGTTACGTACAACAATAAGAGGCATAATGGGTCAAAAGCTCAGTTACGGCCTTCTTACAATTGCTGCAGACCAAGGTCCTACTCACATTACTAAAGAACATTTGGGAATAATACTTGCAATGGAACTACCAGTTATAGTTGCTATGACCAAGGTGGATGTTGTAACCTCTGAAAAAGCAGTTGAAATTCAGCAGAAAATATTTGAACTCTTAAAATTGGTTGGAAGAATTCCTTTCATGGTAAAATCCATTCAAGATGCAGATTTTGTATCAAAAAACATGAACCAACATATAGTTCCCGTTGTCAGAGTCTCTCCTGTAACAGGGGAAGGATTGGATCTTTTTGATAGACTCTTTTTAAAACTTAAAATACCTTCAAATAGAAAGGAACTTCAAAAGCCATTTATGATGTATATTGATAAAATTTATTCTGTTAAGGGCGTAGGGACTGTTGTCAGTGGCACAATTAGACAGGGTAAAGTTAAAAAGGGTGATAAACTTCTCATCGGACCAACTGGAACAGGAGAATATATTGAAACCGCATCCAAATCCATGGAAATGCATCACTATAAGAAAGATGTTGCAGAAACCGGAGAAGTTGTTGGAATATCAATTACAGGCCTAGATGTGAGTGATATTAAACGTGGAATGATCCTATGCAGTACAGAATATCCCACAATATCTGTAAGAGAATTTGAAGCAGATGTCGCAATATTAATCCATCCAACAACCATTAAAAGCGGTTATGAATGTATAGCTCATATAGAAACAATTGCCGAAACAATGACATTTGAACCTATTGATAATGAATATATGTCCGCTGGTGATACTGGAAAGATCAAAATGAAATTTAAATACCGCCCCTGCTGTATTAGGGAGGGTCAAAAACTGATATTTCGAGAGGGTAGAAGTAAAGGTGTAGGTACTGTAACTCGTATCATCCAATAA
- a CDS encoding TIGR00269 family protein, translating to MKSLDPLEFNQYIVNQAREVIIDYNLIKPKDKVAVGLSGGKDSVLTLYLLADLVDELDFELVAVSIDEGISGYRGEGINVARIIASKLDVELVEGSFKKEFGYTLDEITDLYQSACIPCGVFRRYLLNKISNELGADKLATGHNLDDEIQSFLMSFSKADFRRFSKFGPKLDRIHPKLVPRIKPLWKIPEKDVGIWAVMNGIDVHFAECPYSNTSLRAKVKNYLNQLESERHGTKISILKSFSKTFNFQKKEIIVGQCKQCGEASSLNICKACEMVEDIKNRLK from the coding sequence ATGAAATCACTTGATCCATTGGAGTTCAATCAGTATATAGTGAATCAAGCAAGGGAAGTTATAATAGATTATAATTTAATCAAACCAAAAGATAAGGTTGCAGTTGGACTTTCTGGAGGGAAGGATAGTGTTTTAACATTATATCTTCTAGCAGATTTAGTCGATGAATTAGACTTTGAACTGGTAGCAGTTTCTATTGATGAAGGAATTTCAGGATATCGGGGTGAAGGAATAAATGTTGCTAGGATTATCGCTTCAAAACTCGATGTTGAACTGGTAGAAGGATCATTCAAGAAAGAATTTGGATATACATTGGATGAAATAACGGATCTGTATCAAAGTGCATGCATACCTTGCGGAGTGTTCCGTCGGTATCTTTTAAATAAAATTTCAAATGAATTAGGGGCAGATAAGCTTGCAACAGGACACAATCTTGATGATGAGATTCAATCTTTCTTAATGAGTTTTTCAAAGGCCGATTTCAGGAGATTCTCCAAATTTGGCCCTAAACTGGATAGGATACATCCAAAACTCGTACCTAGAATAAAACCTCTATGGAAAATTCCAGAGAAGGATGTTGGGATATGGGCGGTGATGAATGGAATAGATGTTCACTTTGCAGAGTGTCCCTATTCTAATACTTCTTTAAGAGCAAAAGTAAAGAATTATCTAAACCAGTTAGAAAGTGAAAGACATGGAACCAAAATATCCATACTTAAGTCCTTTTCTAAAACCTTTAACTTCCAAAAAAAGGAAATAATCGTTGGACAATGCAAACAATGTGGTGAAGCGTCCTCCCTAAATATATGTAAGGCATGTGAGATGGTTGAAGATATTAAAAATCGCCTAAAATAA
- a CDS encoding MTH1187 family thiamine-binding protein, with amino-acid sequence MNINKSMITAELTIIPIGTHGTSLSEYIAAAVTALDSNDIKYELTGMGTLIESDNLDKIFVAINAAHEAVFNAGAERVATSIKIDERRDVNKTIKDKITSVTQKLS; translated from the coding sequence ATGAACATAAATAAGAGTATGATAACTGCTGAACTTACAATTATTCCAATTGGAACCCATGGAACCAGTCTGAGTGAGTATATTGCTGCTGCTGTTACGGCTCTAGATAGTAATGACATAAAATATGAATTAACAGGTATGGGAACTTTAATTGAGTCAGACAATTTGGATAAAATATTCGTTGCCATAAATGCAGCTCATGAAGCGGTATTTAATGCCGGCGCCGAGAGGGTTGCAACAAGCATAAAAATAGATGAACGACGAGATGTAAATAAGACAATTAAAGATAAAATTACATCAGTAACTCAAAAACTCAGTTAA